One Bacillota bacterium genomic window carries:
- a CDS encoding HAMP domain-containing histidine kinase has translation MKRESLLVGIVHEIKNTTATMDGFLQLLADQVADDSRARHYVEMLSSELGHLEQLVEDSLHFTRVGTIPFSRCDLAAILNQIATKVAHLAEGSGIEVEVKASPCPLVYGTPKLLQQLLWNLVSNALAALSGPGQILLELAPVGDNWLRLTCRDTGPGISPADMTRIFQPYFTTKENGTGLGLPLCKQIAEFHGGRLEVESNLGSGTCFTLWLPGRQDLATSREA, from the coding sequence TTGAAGAGAGAAAGCCTATTGGTGGGAATAGTACACGAAATAAAGAATACCACCGCTACCATGGATGGTTTCTTACAGCTATTAGCTGACCAAGTGGCAGACGATAGCCGGGCTCGGCATTACGTGGAAATGTTGTCCAGTGAGCTCGGCCACCTGGAGCAATTAGTAGAAGACAGCCTTCATTTCACCCGGGTTGGCACTATACCCTTCAGTCGTTGTGATCTGGCAGCGATATTAAATCAGATAGCTACCAAGGTTGCTCATTTGGCAGAGGGGAGCGGTATCGAAGTCGAGGTAAAAGCGAGTCCTTGTCCTCTGGTTTACGGAACGCCGAAGCTGCTGCAGCAGCTCTTGTGGAACCTGGTCAGCAATGCCTTAGCTGCCTTGTCGGGTCCCGGACAAATTTTGCTAGAGCTGGCACCGGTTGGCGATAACTGGTTGCGACTTACTTGTCGAGATACAGGTCCAGGTATTTCACCGGCGGACATGACTCGGATTTTTCAGCCTTACTTTACTACCAAGGAAAATGGGACTGGCCTAGGACTCCCGCTCTGCAAGCAGATCGCCGAGTTCCACGGGGGCCGGCTGGAAGTGGAAAGCAACCTGGGCTCCGGGACTTGTTTCACCTTATGGT